The Anabaena sp. WA102 genome contains a region encoding:
- a CDS encoding type II toxin-antitoxin system HicB family antitoxin: MVNTLVFEVSQEEDGGFVTECLTEDIFTQGDSWEELKANIREAVKAFYFEESIFPIIHLYSKRLDWCQLNVKAL, from the coding sequence ATGGTAAATACACTGGTTTTTGAAGTTTCCCAAGAAGAAGATGGGGGATTTGTTACTGAATGTCTCACCGAGGACATTTTTACCCAAGGAGATTCTTGGGAAGAACTCAAAGCCAATATTCGAGAAGCTGTTAAAGCTTTTTACTTTGAAGAATCAATTTTCCCAATTATACACTTATACTCAAAACGGCTTGATTGGTGTCAACTTAACGTGAAAGCCTTGTAA
- a CDS encoding glycosyltransferase family 2 protein, whose translation MLEQITPLILTYNEENNINRTLEKLKWASKIIVIDSYSTDTTLEILSQYPQVEVFPRKFDSFASQCNYGLSKITSEWVLSLDADYVLTDDLIREITSLPIELDIDSYSVRFKYCVFGKPLRGTLLPPRKVFYRKEKAIYQDDRHAHRVVVQGKSSQLSAYIHHDDRKPLSRWLWAQDRYMVIESKELLETPEHELSISDRLRKRKILAPLIIFIYCLILKGAILDGWHGWYYTFQRVLAEILLGIHIIEAEKIDN comes from the coding sequence ATGTTAGAACAAATTACCCCCCTCATCCTTACCTATAACGAAGAAAATAACATTAATCGTACCCTAGAAAAACTTAAATGGGCAAGTAAAATCATTGTTATTGACAGTTATAGCACAGATACAACACTAGAAATTTTGTCTCAATACCCTCAAGTAGAAGTATTTCCTAGAAAATTTGATTCCTTCGCTAGTCAATGCAATTATGGACTGTCAAAAATCACATCAGAATGGGTACTATCTCTAGATGCAGATTATGTATTAACCGATGATTTAATTAGGGAAATTACATCTTTACCAATAGAGTTAGATATAGATAGTTATAGTGTCAGGTTCAAATACTGTGTTTTTGGTAAACCCTTACGCGGTACTTTGCTTCCACCTCGCAAGGTCTTTTATAGAAAAGAAAAAGCAATTTATCAAGATGACAGACACGCCCATAGAGTTGTGGTACAAGGTAAATCTAGTCAATTATCAGCATATATCCACCACGACGATCGCAAACCATTGAGTCGTTGGTTATGGGCGCAAGATCGTTATATGGTAATTGAAAGTAAAGAACTTCTAGAAACACCAGAGCATGAACTTAGTATAAGCGATCGCCTTCGCAAACGCAAAATCCTCGCACCTTTAATCATCTTCATCTATTGTCTCATCCTCAAAGGTGCTATTCTCGATGGTTGGCATGGATGGTACTATACATTTCAGAGAGTTTTAGCAGAAATATTGCTGGGTATACATATAATAGAAGCAGAGAAAATAGATAATTAA
- a CDS encoding class I SAM-dependent methyltransferase: MSNFLAQQGYEVVGVEESESGVRLANQNFPNCRFIQGSIYDLPYSELGDNFDIVISIEVIEHLFYPKELVRNAKKCLKPNGGLILTTPYHGYLKNLVMAATGKMDNHFTVLWDGGHIKFFSVPTMTALLKSENYTNIKFKFAGRFPYFWKTMLCSSTIVQ; the protein is encoded by the coding sequence TTGAGCAATTTCCTAGCACAGCAAGGTTATGAAGTTGTTGGTGTTGAAGAGTCTGAATCAGGTGTAAGATTGGCTAATCAAAATTTTCCCAATTGTCGCTTTATTCAAGGTAGTATTTACGATTTACCATACTCCGAACTAGGAGACAACTTTGATATTGTAATTTCTATTGAGGTAATTGAGCATTTATTTTATCCTAAAGAATTAGTCAGAAACGCTAAAAAATGCCTCAAACCCAATGGAGGGTTAATACTTACCACTCCCTATCATGGTTATCTAAAAAACCTAGTGATGGCTGCTACAGGGAAAATGGACAACCATTTTACCGTTCTTTGGGATGGTGGTCATATCAAATTCTTTTCTGTACCAACTATGACGGCTTTACTTAAATCAGAGAACTATACAAATATCAAGTTTAAGTTTGCAGGTAGATTTCCCTACTTTTGGAAAACTATGTTGTGTTCTAGTACCATAGTTCAATAA
- a CDS encoding Uma2 family endonuclease: MTVLQLHPPNTLPRITWEKLPADFPLPDEPVENNLQPLLAAALRESLELAGLIIESMLIASNFGLCATVDDKSIVKAPDWVYVPSVHPLPPGEIRRSYTPHSEGENPAIVMEFISATEGTEYSINPHFPYGKWHFYEQILKIPTYVIFHPQIGILEVHNLVNGKYQQESPDENQRFWIEALDLFLGVWIGKKAEFEGYWLRWWDKSGNLLLWGSELVNQERQIAEKERQRAEQAEQKAVKLAERLQAMGFSSEDI; this comes from the coding sequence ATGACAGTTCTACAACTCCATCCCCCCAATACTCTACCTCGAATCACCTGGGAAAAACTACCAGCAGATTTTCCTCTACCAGATGAACCAGTGGAAAATAACCTCCAACCCCTTCTCGCTGCTGCTCTAAGAGAGTCCCTAGAATTAGCAGGTCTAATTATAGAATCAATGCTGATTGCCTCCAATTTTGGTCTATGTGCCACAGTGGATGATAAAAGCATTGTTAAAGCACCTGATTGGGTTTACGTTCCTTCTGTCCATCCTCTACCTCCAGGAGAAATCCGTCGTAGTTACACTCCTCATAGCGAAGGAGAAAACCCAGCCATTGTCATGGAATTTATATCCGCAACAGAAGGAACAGAATATTCCATTAATCCCCATTTTCCCTATGGAAAGTGGCACTTTTATGAACAAATTTTAAAAATTCCCACTTACGTGATTTTCCATCCCCAAATTGGAATTTTAGAAGTTCATAATTTAGTTAACGGTAAATACCAGCAAGAATCTCCAGATGAAAATCAGCGCTTTTGGATAGAAGCTTTAGACCTATTCTTGGGTGTATGGATAGGAAAAAAAGCCGAATTTGAGGGTTATTGGTTACGATGGTGGGATAAATCTGGAAATTTATTACTCTGGGGAAGTGAGTTAGTTAATCAAGAACGACAAATAGCAGAAAAAGAACGACAAAGAGCAGAACAAGCAGAACAAAAAGCTGTTAAACTAGCTGAAAGACTGCAAGCAATGGGGTTTAGTTCAGAAGATATTTAA
- a CDS encoding Uma2 family endonuclease — protein MYQGEAPPQKNLPTMYDLPSEDIDEELDSTIHPRPPWETMPTMYDLPSENPEEPGLPDEFHDFQPQLLRETCQSPVYPKEEMFIGTDLNLYYDVRHFAWYKRPDWFLVLGVAASEKQEDMRLSYVIWQEGLAPFLIVELLSPGTEAEDLGQTLRSANKPPTKWQAYEQYLRSPYYVIFDRYENRLRVFQLRGTKYQAVELVEPKFWFPELELGVGVWSGKYQDTEGLWLRWYNQDGDWIPTFAERAEQEKQRADKLAEKLRALGVNLDDI, from the coding sequence ATGTATCAAGGTGAAGCACCTCCGCAGAAAAACCTGCCCACCATGTATGATTTACCCAGTGAGGATATTGATGAAGAATTAGACTCCACAATTCATCCTCGTCCACCCTGGGAAACCATGCCCACAATGTATGATTTACCTAGTGAAAATCCAGAGGAGCCAGGTTTGCCAGACGAATTTCATGACTTTCAACCGCAATTATTACGGGAAACCTGTCAATCTCCCGTTTATCCCAAGGAGGAAATGTTCATTGGTACGGATTTAAACTTATACTATGATGTGCGCCATTTTGCATGGTATAAAAGACCAGATTGGTTTTTAGTCTTAGGTGTGGCTGCTTCCGAAAAACAAGAAGATATGCGGTTGAGTTATGTAATTTGGCAAGAAGGATTAGCTCCATTTTTAATAGTAGAATTATTATCACCAGGTACGGAAGCAGAAGATTTAGGACAAACATTAAGAAGCGCGAATAAACCGCCGACAAAATGGCAAGCCTATGAACAGTATTTGCGATCGCCCTATTATGTTATCTTTGATAGATATGAAAATCGCCTCCGAGTATTTCAATTACGTGGGACAAAATATCAAGCAGTGGAACTGGTAGAACCAAAATTCTGGTTTCCTGAATTGGAATTAGGAGTAGGAGTTTGGTCAGGAAAATATCAGGATACAGAAGGTTTGTGGCTACGTTGGTATAATCAAGATGGTGATTGGATTCCTACTTTTGCTGAACGAGCAGAACAGGAAAAACAACGAGCAGACAAATTAGCTGAAAAATTGCGGGCTTTGGGGGTGAATTTAGATGATATTTAA
- a CDS encoding Uma2 family endonuclease — protein MTVALDKTIIYPDSDGQPMADNTKQFRWIVLIKENLDSLFANDETVFVDGDLLWYPVEGRPDIRVAPDVLVAFGRPKGDRGSYRQWQEDNIPPQVVFEILSPGNTLKEMSRKLLFYNRYDVEEYYIYNPDSNELMGFTRANEELISIENMDHWLSPRLGIRFELTASTLNIYDHQGNLFLSPLELRKSLEQEKARAEQEKSRAEQEKFRADCLAAKLKESGINPDTLIP, from the coding sequence ATGACTGTAGCTCTAGATAAAACCATAATCTATCCCGACAGTGATGGTCAGCCCATGGCAGATAACACCAAGCAATTTCGCTGGATTGTCCTGATTAAAGAAAATCTCGACTCCCTCTTTGCCAATGACGAGACCGTTTTTGTGGACGGAGATCTGCTGTGGTATCCCGTTGAAGGTCGTCCCGATATTCGTGTCGCTCCCGATGTCCTCGTGGCCTTTGGCCGACCCAAAGGCGATCGGGGGTCATACCGGCAATGGCAAGAAGATAATATTCCTCCTCAAGTAGTGTTTGAGATTTTGTCTCCAGGCAATACCCTCAAAGAAATGAGCCGTAAATTGTTATTCTATAACCGCTATGATGTGGAAGAATACTATATATATAACCCAGACTCTAATGAATTGATGGGTTTTACCAGAGCCAACGAAGAACTCATATCCATTGAAAACATGGATCATTGGCTGAGTCCTCGTTTGGGTATTCGGTTTGAACTAACAGCGTCAACTCTAAATATTTATGATCATCAAGGCAATCTCTTCCTATCTCCGTTAGAACTACGCAAAAGCCTTGAACAGGAGAAAGCGAGGGCAGAACAGGAAAAATCCAGAGCAGAACAGGAAAAATTCAGGGCTGATTGTCTAGCCGCCAAGCTGAAAGAATCAGGTATAAATCCTGACACTCTAATACCGTAG